Proteins from a genomic interval of Kribbella aluminosa:
- a CDS encoding type IV toxin-antitoxin system AbiEi family antitoxin domain-containing protein — protein MADSTLVRLGSIAERRWGLVTTAQAEDAGVSRKQLSRMASAGAIERVAQGVYRMAGAPPQDHEAIYATWLALGGAAAPRTTEGVASIVAAGVTAAIVHDAGDFFLDGFDFMVPARKGSRLRGVRLRVRRLTRDEVIPVDGLPTLTVERTIADLVELGIDLSLVAGAVGDTVRANKLVAPDRLASYLDPIAARRRGDGRSLANDLFELAGVSPEGWDHDRA, from the coding sequence ACCCTGGTGCGGCTCGGCTCCATCGCGGAACGTCGGTGGGGCCTGGTCACCACTGCCCAGGCCGAGGACGCGGGCGTTTCCCGCAAGCAGCTCTCCCGGATGGCGTCGGCTGGTGCGATCGAGCGTGTGGCACAGGGGGTGTACCGCATGGCGGGAGCGCCGCCGCAGGATCACGAGGCGATCTACGCGACCTGGCTGGCCCTTGGCGGAGCCGCGGCGCCCCGCACCACGGAAGGTGTGGCATCGATCGTGGCGGCCGGCGTCACGGCGGCGATCGTTCATGATGCCGGTGACTTCTTCCTGGACGGCTTCGACTTCATGGTGCCTGCACGCAAGGGCTCGCGCCTTCGTGGGGTGCGTCTGCGCGTCCGGCGGCTGACCCGTGACGAGGTGATCCCCGTCGATGGACTTCCCACCCTGACCGTCGAGCGAACGATCGCGGATCTGGTCGAGCTCGGGATCGACCTGTCTTTGGTCGCCGGCGCCGTCGGTGACACGGTGCGCGCCAACAAACTGGTGGCCCCCGACCGGCTCGCGTCCTACCTCGACCCCATCGCGGCGCGGCGCCGGGGCGACGGCAGATCCCTGGCAAACGACCTGTTCGAGCTGGCTGGCGTGAGCCCGGAAGGCTGGGACCATGACCGAGCATGA
- a CDS encoding FAD-binding oxidoreductase: MTIAAFEGLLTRPGDAGYDSGRAVWNAMVDRRPALIARCSSTADVVAALRYGREAGLEIGVRCGGHSFLGLPVVEGGLLLDLSALNSVQVDPVSRRARVGGGALLGALDVASQRYGLATTAGNVSHTGVGGLTLGGGIGWLARAYGLTCDNVVSYQLVTADGAVLRVSDTSYPDLFWALRGGGGSFGVVTEFEFRLHPVGTQTLTVDLFYDLDDGGTALRGWRDLFAEAPRAATPVARVGRRDGRPIASIGYVWVGDVDEGRRLLPSYRAIGRPVGQRVREVSYLDLQTQSDDDERHALRRYCKGHYLRSLPDAAIDAFLSRDLPGARMTLNGGAIGDVPDDATAYSHRDALVEFTTGDDWTDPAEDADRIAAARAYAAALEPYTSGSYVNTLADDDPAAVHRAYSPEKLTLLRQLRATYDPDNIFTQTALKR; the protein is encoded by the coding sequence ATGACGATCGCGGCCTTCGAAGGGCTCCTGACCCGGCCGGGGGATGCGGGCTACGACTCCGGCCGGGCGGTGTGGAACGCGATGGTGGACCGGCGCCCGGCCTTGATCGCACGGTGCTCGAGTACGGCGGACGTGGTGGCGGCGCTGCGCTACGGCCGGGAGGCCGGTCTGGAGATCGGGGTCCGCTGCGGCGGGCACAGCTTCCTCGGGCTCCCGGTGGTGGAGGGCGGTCTGCTGCTCGATCTGTCCGCTCTGAACTCGGTGCAGGTCGACCCCGTCAGCCGCCGCGCCAGGGTCGGCGGTGGCGCGCTGCTGGGCGCACTCGACGTGGCCAGTCAGCGGTACGGCCTGGCCACGACGGCAGGCAACGTCTCGCACACCGGCGTCGGTGGGCTCACCTTGGGCGGTGGGATCGGCTGGCTGGCGCGTGCGTACGGGCTGACCTGCGACAACGTCGTGTCGTACCAGCTGGTCACCGCGGACGGCGCCGTACTGCGGGTCAGCGACACCTCGTACCCGGACCTGTTCTGGGCTCTGCGCGGTGGCGGCGGGAGCTTCGGGGTGGTCACCGAGTTCGAGTTCCGCCTGCATCCGGTGGGGACGCAGACGTTGACGGTGGACCTGTTCTACGACCTGGACGACGGCGGTACGGCGTTACGCGGTTGGCGGGACCTGTTCGCGGAAGCGCCGCGGGCGGCGACTCCGGTGGCGCGGGTGGGCCGGCGGGACGGGCGTCCGATCGCAAGCATCGGCTATGTGTGGGTGGGCGACGTCGATGAGGGGCGCCGGCTGCTCCCGTCGTACCGGGCGATCGGCCGGCCGGTCGGACAGCGGGTCCGCGAGGTCAGCTACCTCGACCTGCAGACCCAGTCCGACGACGACGAACGCCACGCCTTGCGCAGGTACTGCAAGGGGCACTACCTGCGTTCGCTGCCGGACGCCGCGATCGACGCGTTCCTGTCCCGGGACCTGCCCGGAGCACGGATGACGCTGAACGGCGGCGCGATCGGCGACGTACCGGACGACGCGACGGCGTACAGCCATCGCGACGCGCTCGTAGAGTTCACCACCGGCGACGACTGGACCGATCCCGCGGAGGACGCGGACCGCATCGCCGCGGCCCGCGCCTACGCCGCCGCTCTGGAGCCCTACACCAGCGGCAGCTACGTCAACACCCTCGCCGACGACGACCCGGCCGCCGTCCACCGCGCCTACTCGCCCGAAAAGCTCACTCTGCTACGCCAGCTCAGAGCCACCTATGACCCGGACAACATCTTCACCCAAACCGCCCTGAAGCGCTGA
- a CDS encoding DoxX family protein, with product MNTTTVRRVRPGTAALWMVQVVLAAMFVMAGLPKLSGDPVMVDIFDAVGAGQWLRYVVGVLELAGAIGLLVPRLCGPAALGLSFLLVGATLTNLVAIGASPAIPLGYLLMAAGIVWFRRASIQALVAAVARTAARR from the coding sequence ATGAATACGACGACGGTACGCAGGGTCCGCCCCGGAACAGCAGCACTGTGGATGGTGCAGGTGGTGCTGGCGGCCATGTTCGTGATGGCGGGCCTGCCGAAACTGTCGGGTGACCCGGTGATGGTGGACATCTTCGACGCGGTGGGAGCCGGTCAGTGGTTGCGGTACGTGGTCGGTGTGCTGGAGCTGGCCGGCGCGATCGGCCTCCTGGTGCCGCGGTTGTGCGGTCCCGCCGCCCTCGGTCTGTCGTTCCTGCTGGTCGGGGCGACGCTGACGAACCTCGTCGCGATCGGTGCGTCCCCGGCGATTCCGCTCGGGTATCTGCTGATGGCGGCCGGGATCGTCTGGTTCCGGCGGGCGTCGATCCAGGCCCTGGTCGCAGCAGTGGCGCGGACGGCGGCCCGGCGATGA